A segment of the Maylandia zebra isolate NMK-2024a linkage group LG2, Mzebra_GT3a, whole genome shotgun sequence genome:
CAAAAAACAACTGTTTAAAAAATAGATTACAAGAATCGCATTACTTACGTGACAATATAATGAGAAAAAAACTAATCAGGCTAATGAAATACAGAAACGTACTTACTAATCACACAACCGGAGAGCTCTCTTCAAGATGGATTCTCCCACACGACGGCAACTCGTGGTTGGTTTTCTAGAACCAGCAGGAGAAAAAAACGACCTTTTTGCGCAGAAGCCCTCTGATTGGAAAATCTCTGCTGCCATTCACGGCACCGACCAATGGCATGTAAgacagtttttttctgtttttctacaaaAGATGTTCACGCCTCGAGAACTCAGGAAGGAACTCAGAGTACTTTCAGAATGGTGTGTTCACTGCTCGGTAATTTCAGCTCCACTCAAGGAACTTGGTCTGAAAATTACCAGTGAAGTtttcattattaataaaaaaaaaaaatcataaagtgACGTCATCAAGTTATATCCATATTCATAGAGTGCGAGATATAGGTAAAACAGCTCAGATAAAGTAACAAAACACACTGGCACAGTAATCCATTAATAATCTATTTTTTCCTTATTGATTATTTAAATAGGGAAGTAGCCCTGAACCTTCACTCAGTTTAATTCTTTTGCTCTCACCTGTGAAGACTTGTGAAGGAGGCTTAGAAAACACAATAGGGCCCAAACTACAAAATCCAAACCACTGACCAGCGGTAAAAAATTAGAAGGTCAAACTGAAgttaaaagaaaagtaaaaagatGAACCACTGCTGttcttaaacagtttgatgatgAGAGAAGGATTAACCTCCACCGGAGTGATAGAAAGCCCAATATACGGAGAAAGAAGGGATCTGCTTATCTGTGAAGCACAGTGGCGGTTGTGGCATGAGAGGTTTTGGCCATCACCAGATCTTTACCCAGCTGAACATTTCAACTCATGAAGAAAAGACTGAAAGGACAAACCCTGAAAAAGGTGCTGAAAAAGAACCCTGGAGAGACATAACTAATGAAGAGACTACTAATGAACTAATGAAGAAATAAGAAATATGATGAAGTCTATGGGTCATAGAATTGATGTAGTTATATATAttctatgttttaaaaaaaacacatttagatGCCAGTAacggcaataaaaaaaaaagaaactgatctCTCTTCTCAAATTCATCTTTTGGTTTCACACTCAAATGTCTTCAGTGCACAGTAAAAGCTAATTGATTGGCTTGAGGTTGTAATACACACAATTGTATATGTATAATCAGATACAAAAGCATTGAAGTGTGTTGACAGAACTCATAATTTTCTGTCATTCTTTTTCTAAATCCTTTTACCAGAAATATGTGTGTGATAAAAGGATATACACTTGGGTTATAATGCTTCAGTccatttatttaagaaaaaaatatatcctGAGCTAGTCATAAGCACTTGTGTTTACAGTATAAGCAGCTTTCTGTATACCTGGTGAGTTAGGAACAAACAGAGTCACACACTGCAGAACAAAATGTTCACAGCTGGGTAACTGCAATCATCCGTTTCCAACAATCTTAGCATATAAATGTAGGAAATGGTATTGGAAGTACCCTCTTACTGAATAAGCAGACCCAAATGCACAAATAAGTTATTATTTTCACTAATAGTGAATCAATCTGAGTGGAGCAACAGCAACAGAACTGACTCAAAATCAAATATTGCTTgactgtgtttattgtgttatggtgtgttgatacctgtgcattcctgtattatccttttgtgttgcacatttcgatgtttttttcttcgctacctagcctgacctgtctccccaatgtgatgtttgtattgtatgtacggtcggcaaggtctgtcatctcggttgtgagcaaaagacctgcaactgacaaataaaggttatctcatctcatcatcatcaaaaTCAAATAAAGTTATTGAGTGTTTTGTCAACAAGTAACATTCTGATCTCAGCTGGGTTCATACAGTCGACCCAGGTTATCGGATGGATTCAGTGCAACCATGTTCACTACTTCAAAATGCACTCTTTTTAAACAGCGTCATTTGCAGACCCTATAAAATTGTTTGTCCTGTTATTTGGTGCTGCCAAATATTTACTCTGCTGTCTACTGCCTTGTCGACCAGCAGTGTTACCTGCTGGGTTGGAGATGGAGTGGCTCTTCGACATTAAACAGTCACCAATAGTATTATTGCCAATAATACTGAATACTTTCTTTCCCCCTTCCAAGTCAGATGGTGCACTGTTTTGTACGGAGgataaaagaaatatttaacaTGGCCACTTTTACCTAAAAGTAACTTTCATATCCTTCCAACAAAGTTAAGTTCACTCACAATGAGACTTCTTTAAATATCTCAAGGTAAAAAATGACATAAGATCACACACGAGTGACTTTGAAAGTGCAGCACCAGACACACGTATTTTCCCAGCTAGGGCTAAAACCACTGCAACTCAATGGGAAGTAGACCTAGGTTAACAATTATCAGAGGATATATGGGACATAAGTTTGAAAAATATACTTTGTCACAACACTGTATGTTCAATTAGTGCCAAACCTGCTGTAAAATAGTTTAAGGAGCTGCCCAAATCAAATTATTCAAAGATTAAATTACAGAGAATATTTCCAGACCTTTCATCCCAGCGTGATAAAGTTAGGTTCATAAGTAATCGCCACcatagatttaaaaacacagacacacaagattCAAATTACAGTCCAACTTTATTTCAGGGAGTTAGGCAAAAGTGTTGCATGACCCTTCAGGAATGACAGCCAATTGTACACACAGtcccccattttcagaggctcaaaggTAAATGGACAAACTAACACAACTTTACATTGAATTGTTCTTAATGCTtagaaagtgctttgagagtTCAAACCTTACTACAAGCAGTAAGaaagtgctttctttcttttatgaaAGCTTAATTCAAccaaacatttttgtttgcctttaatgagaaaataacctactctacctcctgagccacagccattTTTGATGCATTTAGTTAAAGGTTAAGAAGTTGTGTCTATATTTAAGTGATAAGAAGACTTTtaactttcatccatccatccatttttctaACCCAAATTCTGGGGCTTAGGTAAGAGGTGAAGTACAACCTAGTCAGATCACCAGTCTATTGCTGATTTATGCCAGAAAGCAAACAGATGCTTACGACTGAAAATatgatttatttcattatagcgTTGAACAGATTCATTTCTCAGTCAAAAAGAAAGACATTAAACTCTGTGCTCGTTGCTCCTTTTTCCCCACTGTTTGCCTCTCATTGCTCCTCTTCCACAACGACTGCTTCACATATTTGAGGTTGGTCTGGGTTGTTTTGGATGAGCCAGTCTGCAAGCCAAATCTATCAGGAGCAAACATACAATCCCCATGTTCACAAAGCTCTAAACAGCTGGCTAATGACTGAACACGTATAGCTTCTAATACTTACAATGGGGTTGAGTGGCTTGTTCATGCAGAGCTCAGTGAGCCCGCGTAGCAGAACTGGGTTTATATACCTGCTCAGGTAttcttcattttcttctctTGAGGGTAAGGGTTCAATTATAGCtgcataaaaaacacacaggtcAAAGAATGAAAAGCATTCAAAACACTTGCATATGCACAAGATCTCTATGTATAGAAGATTATGTGTGGGTGTGCAAATTACTTACAGTTTGGGAACATGAATTTGATCTCCCTTACAGCTGCTTGAAATGAATCGCTTCCATGAAGGGCATTTTGTAGCTCAGAAGTGCCATATTTTGCTCTAAGGCTGAAGAAAAGTACAGCATTCTTTATTTGTACATCTGCGTATGAGTTTTAACAGAGCTGACCTTTAACCCATACCTTTGATAAAAGTAATATACCAAGCCTTGATGATGGGTCAGTCAAAGGACACGGTGAACTAAAATTCTGAGGCTGAGATCCAGAATTACAATCAAACACTGTAAGTTATATACAAGtcaaatttatattaaaaaaatgccaTGTAAATAATACACATTATTACTGTTATTCATTTGTCTGAGTCCAAGGATGGGGCAGGTTTGCAGAGAAATATTCAAGTGCTTTTACACCAAAGTGTGAGGATGCTGCACAGTATACTGTATATTGTGTAATAATGTCAGTCTTTGATTTTCTTCTATTCTATTCAAAATCTAATTACACCCCACTTTTCATTATCCCAAGCAATGACACTGACCACTCTGGATGGGTTTCTCTGGCCTTGGCACTGTTGACAGGTCCTATGATGGACTTCCAGTGGGCGATAGCATTGTCGCATGCTAGCATCAAGGCAACGATGGGGCCAGAGCTCATGAAGGCCGTCAAGCTGGGGAAGAAATGCTTTCCATACTCCTCTGCGTAGAAATCACTGCATTGCTCTGGACTTAGCAGCAGCTTCCGCTTCTAATGCAGGGATTAAATATTGGATATGACAGAGAAAGCACATATGGTGGTGAACACAGTCATGATTTATCTCTAACCACATCAGATACAGTAGATCAGTTTAATTTCAGTAGGCTGGTATTCTGAGGCTATTTGCTATTTGCATATGCACACTTCAATTGCTTTTACCATGTGCAAAAATAGTTTGTCCTGTCAtatttaatcagccaatcacgtcACAGCAgctcaatgcatttaggcatgtatgCATAGTCATAGATCTTCTGAAGTATAAACTGAGCATcataatttggcataaacaacacgaaagcatggatccatcctgctttGTATCTATGGTTcaggatggtggtggtggtgtaataGTGTGGGGtacattttcttggcacacttcaGGTACCAGATGTACGATCGATTTATGACACAGtatacccatcttctgatggctgcttccagcaagaCAACgcgccatgtcacaaagctaaaatcatctcaaactggaaTGTTTCCGACAACCATGCTATGAAACATTCAGGTGGTTCTGAGGGAAAAGGGGATCCAGGTTTACTAGAAATAAAGTGCCCAGTGATTGTATTATCAACTAttgtttgttattattgttgttaagtTATTGTCTTCGTCCCATCACCCCCAGCCAGTTGCATCAGATGTCTACCCCTGCCTGAGTCTGATTCTGCTACAGGCTTCTTCCTGTAAAAGGTAGTTTTCcctcccactgttgccaaatgctTGCTCAAAGAAGGACGTttgattgtagggtctttaccataGAGAATAAAACACCTTGAGGTTACTGCTGTTGAGATTTGACGCTGTATAAAATAGAATTGCATTGGATATTAATGCCCTTTATTGGAAAACCTTTGCGCTACTGATATCTGCAAAGGAAGAAAATCTATTACTTTTAAAAGGGGCATTTATATGAACGAAGATATCACACTTCTTATAATAGAAAATAGATAAATTATTTCCTCAAAAATCCTCAGCTGGATAGCCTCGTCCCTGACACAACAAAGTGCACCCCACAGTTCTCATCTTGTAATTTACCAACGTAAGAAACTTTAACATACCTGCAGGATGGTGAAGCCCGACTTGAGGATAATATTCTCTATCTCCGCAGCTTTGTCGATGGCATCTGGTTTAATAATGGCCAGTGTTCTTTCCACATAAATACGAAGAGGTGAACTTTCATCCATCTCCTCTCGCTCgctaacatcaaatcagacagACGCTTGTAACGTTTATCTTTATGATATTAATTTACTTAATATTAATAACAGCTGGCAATGAAGAGTTTGAGTAGCCTcattataaaaatgtttttttttttaaagcgaaACTGCGATTACTCGTTCAATTAAACCACTGACCCACCTTCTGGATGTGTATGTCTGTTGCTAGGATGCACGTGTACGGCACCGCATGCAGGACAATTCTTACGATGTAAAAACTCGCGAATTCAAAGGTTCAATAAATATTTGTCCCCCTTCGTCAAAAAAGTATCAGCTTCTCTTAAATCTGTTTAGTTACATAAAATCTTGCCAAATATCTCAGAGTATAGTAAGAATCACAATAAACATGATGTGGGAGATTATGTTATAGCTCAGTGAAGAAACCTTTTCGTGGATAGCTGTACTTGTATGCCCCCTTTTTGCGTGGCAATAACTATTAACAGTGTTATTCCAGCAGCAGATCTGATAATCAGACTTTTTTCGTGACTCGAAGATTTTGCAAACCAAAGTAATTTAAATACGGAGGACTGTCACATTGGGGTACACAGTATAAGGGGGCACCTTACCACCCTGGTTTAACTACCAGGATGACAGTGAAAATACTTTAAAGCAACACTTAAATATTACTAAAGTAGACATTAATGCTTTTCAAAGGGCATTTAATTGACTATTTGAGGACTTTACTGCACATATTTAAAGTTGAGCCTCTTTGTATACAGATCACATCAAACCTTCATACTCTGTAGCATTGCTGCTCTGTGACCTGCTTCTCTCTCTTGACTCAGGGAGTAGGAACAGTAGACCTGACCCTTCATATATTTGAAATCTTATTCGTAAAACAGATACAGAGATAAGAGGCTTTTATCATTCAGGGAGCATCTGTAACATGATCTGAAAAGTAACCATTAACTAAAGATATTGAGTAAAAGGTACAAGATCTGAGATCCACAAACTTGCACTTAAATATTATACTAGATCTAATTTTTCCTTCTTAAATCAGACTTAATACTATTAACTTTTCAAGGGATTGCACAGGTCAGCACCCTTGTACCTTTTTGATCTTTTCAACTGGTAAATTCCTTCAAGATCATTGAGGTCTGGGGACCAAATGCTCCTAGCTGTCCATATGTCCAGATTAAAGCACAGAGGAGATTGGTCTTTGCTGTGATTGCTCCTGAAATGTGCAACAAACTCCCTCTTCACATCAGGACCTCCCCAACATTAGACACTTTCATAACCAGTttaaaaacccacttttattcgTTGGCTTTTAAACCAGAATGAAttccattttgttttatttcttactcaaattttctcattttatgctTCTTTTCTTAAATTTTGTCAATTTCATCTCCTTTGATCATCTTAAATGTCTTTGATCAacagttgttttaaatgtgctatatgaataaattttACATTAACCAACTTATATGAGAACCACCAATATTATACAATGTTCAGAGCAAGACGGGACACATTCTTTCCAAACAGTCTTTTATTTAAAGTTGCTTCAATGAGGATTTCTTATCGAGTTCCAATGGTGACCTGCCACACTCTGATCAGGTTGTCAGTGTAGCCAGCAAACAGGGTCTGTAAAGAAACCGAGAACATAAAGTCAACGCTCATCAATTTCTGCCGTTTTATAGTCCGATCATATTCAGATAACTGTTTTTAGTGCCCCTCATATTTGCAGGACTGTCACCAGTGGACATCAGAGGTAAAAGTGAATGGGAATAATCACTGGGGGTAAAACACTAAAAGCACCTCTTCTGACAGACATGCTTAATATATGTTTTTCTTACCTGTCCATCAGCAGACCATGCCAGGGAAGTACACTGTGGGGGTTCGGCCTTGCTGTTTGTGCTGATCACTTCCTGTCTCAGCTCGTCCACAATGATCTTGCCCTCCAGATCCTACATGAAAAGAAGAACCAAGAGGTGGTGTGATCACTAACAGGTATAAAACAGTGACTGAAGTTGAGCACCaaaatttattattaaactAACAAACGAGGTTAGAGCTCAGAAACAGCCTCTGGTTTTCATCATAGAATACAGCTGGCATGTTAGGTTACATCACTGCCCTTTacaactttaatttttaaacaCACAGACCAGAGTGTGAAGCCTTACCCAGATCTTAATGCTGGGTCCAGTGGCAGCACAGAGCCAGTAACGGTTGGGGCTGAAGCAAAGGGCGTTGATCACATCACCGCTGTCCAGGGTGTAGAGGTGCTTGCCTTCATTCAGGTCCCACAGCATGGCCTGGCCATCCTAATGTGGAAGACAGAAGACATCCTTCAGTTCAAACATCTTTGTGTAACATTTAAAGCAAACAGTCACTTTTAAAAATCTTCAGCACTAATGATGATCTCTTTAAGGTGCAGGAATCACTCAGTAACAGCCTCTGGTGTCATCAATATTAAAACAGATGCATGTAAAGAATACATCATAGTTGAAACCTGCAGGCTTTAATTTACTCCTATTAAGTGgagtaaaaatgatttaaaaaaaaaaaaagacattcagTTAAACTCTGCCTTACCTTTCCACCAGATGCACACAGGGAGCCATCAGGAGACACGGTCACTGTGTTCAGGTAGCCAGTGTGACCAATGTGGTTGGTCTTCAGCTTGCAGTTGGCCAGGTTCCACACCTATGAGCAAGGGGCACACTATGTTAGGCCTCCACTGTTATAAGCGCCATCGTGTCAGCCTATCTGAGCTTTGCTCTCATAAATAATTCTCATCACTGAGTTCAGTTAAGCCATGCGAAAAGTTTTTAAATCACTGAGCAAACCACACAACACAAAGTTTCCACAAAGGTAACATACCTTAACCATCTTGTCCCAGCCACAGGAGACGATGATGGGGTTGCTGCTGTTGGGGGAGAAGCGAACACAAGACACCCACTCAGTGTGGCCCTCATCCTGCAAAATAAAGAGCTTTGTGAATTCTCAAAGCCAGATTATGAGTTATGCTGGTATTAAAAACGTCACGTGATGCTATTTGGTTTGTGCCCTCATCAATAGTACTCATCAACGAGATCAGGTAATACATGCAAAATTTGTAATAATCATCGAGCAGACAAACCATATAACAAAGTTTTATTATCTGCCAGATCATTTTATCACAATCAGGCAAACAATGTGGGGAAAATGTAGATGTCAACAATAAAGTGCCATCTAGTTGCTTTACATTAAAGCTAGCATCTTTAACTGTTAAGTGTCTCGTTCAAAATAATATTAAGGCATTAAGAAGTGGCTGATAGCTGCAGGAGAGCATTAGATGGAAGTTCACCTGGATGGTGTacttgcagactccaagagtgTTCCACAGCTTGATGGTCTTGTCCCGGGAGCCAGACACGATCTGGCGGTTATCAGCAGAGAAAGCCACGCTCAAAACATCCTTTGTGTGTCCAACGAATCGGCGGGTGGTGAGACCACTAGGAAGAAAAATATGCAGGCATTTCAGATCAACTAAATTACTGCACACCTTAGCATAACCAATCAATGCATGCCTGCTGCCACTGCATCCAAATACTACTGACGAGTCCAAGGCCTAGACATTAATTTaagagccagaaaaaaaaattactacaCCAGTTTttcttgtgtctttgttttacaaTGCGAACACtgacactgaaaaataaaaaatacaactcaagATTTTAAAGCTGTGGATGCACAATCCAGCAAAACTGGACCATCTGCACATTTATTACCATCACTGTTTTCAGCATAGATCTTAGGCAGTGAAATGGTGCACACACCCAAAAGCCAGCTATTTGAGGCCATTCAAGAAACACCAATGTTGCTGCTCAACTGAGTTTTCAGtgataaaagaaatgaaaaaaatcaaggaAAACACAACGGCCAGAGGTGAAGAAAAGGACAAACTATGTGGTTTGGGTTCACAAGTAGTCTGTGAAATCACCAAAGAATGCAGCTACACTTACAGTTTCTTCCATACTACTTGCCCTTAATCAGTTAAGCAAAAAAACCCTCTCGTTTTCTGACTTTGCTCCCACACAGTAACAAAAATCAGCTAAATTATGTTCAAACTTCCATTTCCCCTTGATTTTGTGAGTCCAGTGTGCAAATACAGTAACAGCAGCTGATGGATGTGTGATTTTCTGAGCTCATACTAAGGGTAGAGGGTAGGTGATGGGTTTGACAGAACCTGTGCCTGTCTGAGTACAGACCTTCACCCCATTACCTTTGTGGTGGTTCTGTCTGCGTGAGGTCGATCAGACTGCTGAAAAGTCAGTGTGACCTGATCTAGACAACTTAGGCTTTGTTGGTATCAGATCTCATGTACTGATGGCATAGAGAACAATTTGATATTCTGAAACTAACTAAGAAAACACTTCATTTGTAAGACTATTTTTGGCATATAACAGATCTGAGAAACTAGCACTAGGCCTCTTCAAACTCAAGTGATTCATAAAAAATCAAATGTCATTTAGAAGACTTGGCTTTTCACCTGTACTTCTAAACATCTGCCCAGGGGTAAAGACTCCCTGCACTTACGTGGTGAGATCCCACAGGCGGAGGGTCCCGTCCCAGGCTCCGGACAGGGCAAACTGTCCATCAGAGGAGATCACAACATCACTCACAAAGTGAGAGTGACCCTTCAGGGAACGCTGGGGGATACCGTAGTTGGTTTCATCACGGGTCAGTTTCCACATGATGATGGACTTGTctgaaaaaaaagcaacacgtTTTCATGTCTCAACGTCCAATATTCATTCAGGAAACGAATAATTTAAGCATCAGCATGCATCGATTGCTAGCACTACATGCACACCTGTTAAACTTCGGATCCACGGGCTCAGTCTACGAAGGTTAGGAGGGTTTTGTTGctaaataattacatttattcAGGTAACTAAACGTGCTATAACCCTCCTAACAAGTATGGACATCAACGGGTCTGTTACAGATGACGACAGATAGCGCTAGCGAGCTTAGCTAACCTGCTTCTTTCCAGCTAGTTAGGACCTTTTTTATGTAAAAGTTTGAGCCCTCTTTATCT
Coding sequences within it:
- the rack1 gene encoding small ribosomal subunit protein RACK1, which translates into the protein MTEQMTVRGTLKGHSGWVTQIATTPQYPDMILSASRDKSIIMWKLTRDETNYGIPQRSLKGHSHFVSDVVISSDGQFALSGAWDGTLRLWDLTTGLTTRRFVGHTKDVLSVAFSADNRQIVSGSRDKTIKLWNTLGVCKYTIQDEGHTEWVSCVRFSPNSSNPIIVSCGWDKMVKVWNLANCKLKTNHIGHTGYLNTVTVSPDGSLCASGGKDGQAMLWDLNEGKHLYTLDSGDVINALCFSPNRYWLCAATGPSIKIWDLEGKIIVDELRQEVISTNSKAEPPQCTSLAWSADGQTLFAGYTDNLIRVWQVTIGTR
- the nme5 gene encoding nucleoside diphosphate kinase homolog 5, encoding MDESSPLRIYVERTLAIIKPDAIDKAAEIENIILKSGFTILQKRKLLLSPEQCSDFYAEEYGKHFFPSLTAFMSSGPIVALMLACDNAIAHWKSIIGPVNSAKARETHPECLRAKYGTSELQNALHGSDSFQAAVREIKFMFPNSIIEPLPSREENEEYLSRYINPVLLRGLTELCMNKPLNPIIWLADWLIQNNPDQPQICEAVVVEEEQ